A single genomic interval of Peromyscus leucopus breed LL Stock chromosome 7, UCI_PerLeu_2.1, whole genome shotgun sequence harbors:
- the LOC114697278 gene encoding LOW QUALITY PROTEIN: L-lactate dehydrogenase A chain-like (The sequence of the model RefSeq protein was modified relative to this genomic sequence to represent the inferred CDS: inserted 1 base in 1 codon; deleted 2 bases in 1 codon): protein MRLEPLSPSPDHAAVHHALAVPRGSKSTKMATLKDQLIVNLLKEKQAPQNKITVVGVGAVGMACAISILMKDLAYELALVDVMEDKLKGEMMNLQHGSLFLRTPKIVSGKDYSVTANSQLVIITAGGAVQEGESRLNLVQRNVNIFKFIIPNVVKYSPNCKLLIVSNPVDILIYVAWKISGFPKNRVIGSGCNLDSARFCYLMGERLGIHPLSCHGWVLGEHGDSSVPVWSGVNVAGVSLKNLNPVLDSDADKEQWKEVHKQVVDSAYEVIKLXGYTSWAIGLSVADLAESMMKNLRRVHPISTMIKGLYGIKDEVFLSVTCILGQNGISDVVKVTLTSEEEARLKKSADTLWGIQKELQF, encoded by the exons ATGCGGCTGGAGCCTCTGTCGCCAAGCCCAGACCACGCTGCTGTTCATCATGCGCTAGCGGTCCCAAGAGGTTCAAAGTCCACCAAGATGGCAACCCTCAAGGACCAGCTGATTGTGAATCTACTTAAGGAAAAACAAGCCCCCCAGAACAAGATTACGGTTGTTGGGGTTGGTGCTGTTGGCATGGCTTGTGCCATCAGTATCCTAATGAAGGACTTGGCCTATGAGCTTGCCCTTGTTGATGTCATGGAAGACAAGCTGAAAGGAGAGATGATGAATCTCCAGCATGGCAGCCTTTTTCTCAGAACACCAAAAATTGTCTCTGGCAAAGACTATAGTGTGACTGCAAACTCCCAGCTGGTCATTATCACAGCGGGGGGGGCTGTC CAAGAGGGAGAGAGCCGACTCAATCTGGTCCAGCGAAATGTGAACATCTTCAAGTTCATCATTCCCAATGTTGTGAAGTACAGTCCAAACTGCAAGCTGCTTATTGTTTCAAACCCAGTTGATATCTTGATCTACGTGGCCTGGAAGATAAGTGGCTTCCCCAAAAACCGAGTTATTGGGAGTGGTTGCAATCTGGATTCAGCTCGGTTCTGTTACCTGATGGGGGAAAGACTGGGCATTCACCCGCTAAGTTGTCATGGATGGGTCCTAGGGGAGCATGGAGACTCCAGTGTGCCTGTGTGGAGTGGTGTGAATGTTGCTGGTGTCTCCCTGAAGAACCTGAACCCAGTACTGGACAGCGATGCAGACAAGGAGCAGTGGAAGGAGGTTCACAAACAGGTGGTTGACAGTGCCTATGAGGTGATTAAAC AAGGATATACATCCTGGGCCATTGGCCTCTCCGTGGCCGACCTGGCTGAGAGCATGATGAAGAATCTTAGGCGGGTGCATCCCATTTCTACCATGATTAAGGGTCTCTATGGAATCAAGGATGAAGTCTTCCTCAGTGTCACTTGTATCCTGGGACAAAATGGAATCTCAGATGTTGTGAAGGTGACTCTGACTTCTGAAGAGGAGGCCCGCTTGAAGAAGAGCGCAGATACACTCTGGGGCATCCAGAAAGAGCTGCAGTTCTAA